In the Panthera tigris isolate Pti1 chromosome F3, P.tigris_Pti1_mat1.1, whole genome shotgun sequence genome, TACGTggtaataatacataaaatagcaAGGTTTTACCTCATTTACTACCTCAACAATCCAAGTGTTCATTAAGTGAAACCAGCAGAAATGTAGTTTTAACTTACCATTTGTTTTGTTCGGTTTTCTAACTGAACTTCTAAAAGTAcagaaatctaaatatattttaaaattaagtatcaATTGTGTTCATAAAGTTAATATGATACATGGTGGTGCTAAATTAAatagaagcaaagggaaaaatctCTTTAGGCTCAGAAACAGCTTTTGTGTATTTCCATTGTATTTACAAAATTCATAATCATTGAAAATAAATGCCTTAATTGTAGTAATAGGATGTTGCAATGTAActccttcagtttatttttctaccaATTTCCAATATAATTTGACACTTTCAGGGTTTAGGAAAATGTGTcacattataattttattcaaacaGTATGCTTAACTACATTAAATTtctacatgaaaaaatattaccatagaattttaaattaacttcctaatttttcaaaagcaaataaacttaccaattaaagaaatgttaaatgtgaATACAAGTTATTTACAAGATCTTTTATGCTACAAAAGATGTATATATAAGCTCAGTGAAGTACTTAGATGAAAGATTTGAAAGTGATCATTATATGGAAATATGAGCATGGAGATGTGCTCAGAGTATtcagttaattatttttctaagagCAAATTAGATCTATAATTGCAAACAATGGCTGAATAATCTTACCCAAAGGCCACAGAATTTCTGCAAACATCTAACACGAAGGATATACAATGTAACTTGATTTGGGGAGGAAACATACTAATCCAATTATTGTTCCAAGAGACCTGCCcattattaatttgaaaaaatatgatcTTAAATCTATATTGAGCAAATGGAGATCTGCAAAAAGATTCATCCCAAACCTAACTTTGTGTGATTTTTGTGTCATTCATTTTATTACCCAGGTAAGAGCAGGATGAGAAACAGAGGACACAAATGTGagaataaagtaattttaaaagaaaaaatgaggtatAAAAGtaatcttccaacaaataagatTAGGGAGCAGATAATaggaaaatactaaataaaatctGTACAGTAAATACAACTAAATTCATagtgttatcttttttttctttctaattcttccTTGTGTATGTTTACCATGAGCTCGTATGACATTTCTCTAGAGAGGATACTGCCTTAACCAGTCACCCCAAACCTGTGGTATACaagaacagaaattcatttttggTAACTTAACTCTAAGGGCATCactttttaagacatttttatttgtggGTATGAGATCTTTAGGTCAAATTACGGCACTTCCAGTAAGTGATCACAATGATTTCCCTTCAATTACGGTTtagatgtacttttaaaaatgttctgcaCTCAAATGTCAGATCCTCTGACTCATCCAGGAATTGTGCCTTAAATTTCCAGAACGAGCTTATATTATTTCTGCAAAATCTcataaaatgaggagaaaagcCTGACAAAATTATATTCTATCATTTGTGGATTTACCTGTTAAAAGATTAATCAAATGCTTATTAATAGTTTCTTCACTTAGACTATAAGTTTGTTCTTCTAGGTCTATCCAGGCGGATCTGAGACTCGGAATGTGTTCCTTTCTCTTGACCAGAGAATACGGACTTCTTAGTCAACACTCACCTTcactataaacatttttctttcacattttcccaTTCAGAACAggaaatttgttaaaatgacaaattattGAGCCTACTGAatgatttttctaaacatttgttCAAAATATGTTAACTCCTGTGAAgaatgcttttaattaaaaaaatttctaatttgtATTGCAAGCCCTCCTCCTAATTTAAACTTCTATATAGATATTAAATAGTTGATTCTTCTAAGATCCAATCATCATCTAggttacattttaaagataacaaaattgGTAAGTTAAATTGGTTGTCTACATTCACATAGTAAATTAGATAAAGCAAGAGGTTCTAAAGAGGTAACCCTAAATTCCATTCACTGGCATCTTCCTCACTAATGTTCCcataaaactaaactaaataatatataatagtgtTAATGGAATTTTCAGGAGGTTTCAACTAATAAGGAACGGTAGGATTTTAAGATTAGTTTTAGTTTCACTAATTACAACTATATcctgaaaatatttacatattttctaggaaataaagtttagttgtttttcttaggattgatttattttaaaagcaacatttcCGTAAATGTTAATGTAGCAATAATCCTAAAagtaattcagaaaataaaacttctttatcACTTGAGTACATTTTACTCATAATGAggtaaagttttaaatttttttctataggaCTATGTTATATATAGCAACACAAGTTATTAAGACATTAATTGTGCTTGAGATTTACTATGAACTATAAAAGTATACATGTTCACAATTTGTGTTTCTACTACTAAATCAATcatgtatatacattatttccTAATACCTAAAAAGATAAGTCTTGAATAATTTTATGTCACCCATTTTGTAGGGAGACGAATTCTGGAATGGGAATGAAGGGCCCAGATTGCTAGATTTAGTGCTCCAAAGCCATACTCTCTTAGACCTTGGATCCCTAGGCTAcagataaaaattaacttttaaaaatttctaaggtttcttccagctctaaaatttcacgatttgaaaataaagttaccTTCTACAATGgcctcctttatattttttttcttccctaaatcTTACCCTAATCCAGTTAATCGTATGtatctaaatatttcaaaaaggtGACATCTAATCTTCTCTGATGGACTGAATATTACTATTAGCTTGTGAACACCTAAAAGCACTATATGACCAGTACATAACTgaaggaaataaacttttatgCTTTATTCCAGTTAACATTTCTATTAGGAATAAAGTTAGATCatgttgtcatttttaatttaagatcTTGGGTTTACTTTGAAACTCCAAATACTATTATATACTAGGCTCTTTAAACTTTAAATTCAATCTgaacataatattttaatgtatcaaATGTAGCTAACACCTTACATCTAATGCTTGGCAGAGGGTTAAAAACAGAATGACACCAGAAGCAAAGTAtagaggtggtggtggggtgtgtgCACTACTTTGCTGAccaaaaaaaatctcagataaatCATACTTGCAAACTGCTACCAACGGAATGGCTATGTAATAGAGCCAGCATTAGTATGTCAAGTAAGTTTGAAAGGGACCATTTTCTTGTCACTTCCAGAGCCCAAATTTCCTATAAAACAGAAGATCTCTTCACAAATTCTAACACTACTAAAGTTTCCCCTTTGTGCTCCAAACAAAACCTGTAATTCCTAAGTACACAAAAGGCCATAATTTACATTTACTAGTCTGACTTTCCCATGACAGTGAGAAGAGCATTATAAATCCTCAATGAATCATTATTATGAAAAGTACATAAATATTGAAGTTTTATGTTCTCTTAAACAACCATGATGTAATTATGAGCAGAGATATTGGCATTTCAACAGGTTAAACCACCCCAGAAAGAAGGGACATTTGCTTCAGAAAATAATGCACTTTAGTGTAGTGAAAAGGtttatacacaaataaaatagaaaaaaattttcttacagACTAGTGATATGTTACTCAAAAGCTGACTTTCAAACCTGAAAGACCTagcttgtattattttttttacactatcaaaaaagaatgttttgtcACAAATGAATGGACAAAAAGATGTGTCACTGACATGTTTACAATTAGGAAATATCTAAAACCCATTTACAATtggctaaaaaaataaaggtaattacaatcatatttattttaaaggaaaaagctaATCTGGTTATAGTTGAGAGTCTAATGGTCATACTTTCAGATTTATGAGTGGGGGAGTTAAATGATTAAAACATTGTATGTCCTTTTCATTTAAGAGTGTGAGAAAAAAGTGTAATTACATGTGGATATGTTATATTTTAGCAAAAATTGTGAAGTCAtgccccactcacagcaataaaatgcaccaaaacaaacaaaacgtaAACCAGATAGACCCTCACCTGACACAAACTTTATAGTCTCTTCTCAGGGGTCTCCACCATGTTTCTTGTTAATGTTAACAATCCTACAAGTGTAAAAATATCAGATTCAAAGTATCTTTTTCATTGAGTATGAAAGCTGCTATTTATGTGATCTTAGAAAACTCCAAGGAATCTGTAAAACTCATTCATAATTtaatcaaatgtctttttttttttaaaacccctTGGTATAAAAATTTACAGATGAATTTCATATTCCATCACAGTTACATGGTCCAGTGCATTTCAGAGTATTTGGACATTACCAAAGCTGTCCTTTTCCAatgcaaacatttaagaaaattttcagcACTTCTCAAACAAGTGACATGATGTGGAACTACTTACACTTTTGGCTCTTACTTCTTTTAagtataaatgtaattattaaccACAGCAAAACTGTTTGACTATTTTATGGTATCTATCAATAAGAAGTTCTCTGTTAGACAGAAGGAGCTACAGTGTATGCTGAAGCTATTTCCCAAGAACTAGTTTAGTAGACAGAACTTTGGgctcatcttatttttccttcctttttgtttttgttttttggtaacaTACCCACATCCTATACTATCATCTTATCATCACTGGATTAAGTAAGATCAGCTGGGAAGTAGCTACATATTTTTAGCGAGATCACTGATGGCAATGGACCTCTTAGATCATGCTGGTGCTTATGGTTAAATCACATCTAATGTGAAATTTCGAATTACATCCAGAGCTCCGGTATCAAAGCCACACATATCCAACATGCCTCTATCATCTGGGTCTGCAATGGTAAAACCATTTGATGTCATTCCACAAACAATCAATTTAGCTGGAATGTCCATTTTCTGTAGGAAGatcaaaatacatattaaaaaattgtatgCAAGCAAAAGCAAATAACCTCCAAAGTTAAAACACTTCAAATTCTATCTAGCTTTTCATTACAAAGTcgatgtgtttttttctctccataaAATCTGTTCATCTTTCAGTCAGATTctgatttcagaaaaacaaaaaataaaattgtgtgaaCAATCTGCCTGAAATTCCTGCTTCTGTTCTGTGGGCCAGAGTACATTCCTGAGCAGCCTAGAGACTTTCTACTTATGAAACCTGTCAGGATTATTTGGGGGCATCAGATATTTTTACCAACATATCAAACAGTGGGGCCAGTGTGTGTGGGTATATGTAAAGAggtatttcctgatgattaacAATGTTAGATctatgattttattatatatataacatacacatgTCACATGTAAGACCCTGTTCTCTATAGCTATAACTTAAGgttaaaataattgatttttggaGAAAAACCAACAATCACTGAGTATGCACTATGTCAGAAACTGTAATTAGCTCTTTAAGTAATTTATCTAATTGTTATAACAACTCTAAAAGGTAAGTAgtactactttttttaaaagtttatttattttgtggggggaggggtagagacagatggagagagagaatcccaagaaggcttcacgctgtcagcactgagcctgacgcggagctcgaacccacaactatgagatcatgacctgagccgtagtcaagagtcagatgcttaactgactgagccacccagacactctggTGAGTAGTACTATTAACTACTAAGACCTATACTATAGTAGTAATATACTACTATGACGTACAtcagttaaataatttgcttagATCCACAATGGGTAAAAGAGACTCAAAACCCAGGCTGCCTTGACTCCAAATTCTCTTCTCTCACTTGTTCTCATACTTATACATCAGAATCCCTAGGAGAGTTTTGTTAAAACACAGTCTGACTctccagtttctgattcagcaggtctccTATAGGGtccaggaatttgcatttctaacaagatccCGGGCCAAGCTGCTGGtaggaaaaacacattttgagaACCGGAGCTCCTCAGCTATTTCTTTTTCCAGTCACACTAGCCATaattcaagtgctcaacagccacatgtgactagtagCTACCACAATGGATACTGGAGATAACATTTCCATGATTTCAGAGAGCTCAGTCGGAGATAGAACAAAGAAGTAGccataaaacttaaaacacagattatagctttgctttaattttatgtCGTCCTTTAACAAAACTCACAAATGATACTTTATTTTGATTGTCACCAAAAGCAGTTTAAAGAGGATGTTTttagtaatgtatagaattggaACTAGTTGAAATAAATCATGTATGTATAgccaatactttttatttcaagtGCTGCTGCATCCAGAACTGGCGTGTATTCCTATACAAAGCTATAGACTTATCTTCGGTATCAGTTTTTGGAAAAACAGTGAATATTTGAGAACTGTGTCTTATTTTGGGATGaaagaatacttaaaatgttACCTTTCGATACTCCCTCAGAGCAACAGCAGGATGGACACTTCCAGCAAAGGTCTCATTATCAGTGAAGACAATGAAGACATCAGCAGCTGTGTTTGTCATTTGAGCCCAGATCATTGGAAGAGAGCAATCAGTTCCACCTGCTGGGATctaatgcaaaacaaaaacatggattAGAATAAAAGTGCCCTAGTTTCCATACTGAGATgtctgaaataattaaatatttaaaaatactattttttacatTATCACTTTACTTAGAGCCAATACACAGACCTTCTCaaagtgtgtgtatttttattttgtgctcaTGAGAAATTGAGATGAAACAATTTGTTCTCATGAATTTACTAGTATCAGTCACGACATCAATATAAGATTATTATATAACACATGTTAAGTAAACTTAATCAAACTGTTCTTTACCTGATTCATAGCCATTAAAACCTGTTGTAATGTCATATCTGTAGTCACTGGACAAGGTACCATTTCATCTGAAAAAGCAACTACATAAGAATCTTTTTCTGTTCGTGTGACAACCTGAAAAATTCAAAGGTGAGTTTTAGCAGATTAGGGTAAAACAAATACAGTATcttgaatttcttaaaattcatctTTGAAAGCTTTATAAATATACCTACATTACCATATGCATACAGTATactcaaaactttatttttaattatatttagatatgaaatatttaactgaaatgaaaatgtgccaaatgaaatgacagaaacaaatgaaaatataatccTTGATCATTATCTACCTTCATAGTTTTGTCccacattaaacattttttagggTGGCAAAAATCCTGAAATGGCCTTAGGGGTTCTCACCATACACATTGCTGCTGCAACTGTGCTAGCGTTGAGCACACTGCCCAAAACTCTTTGGTTCATCGATGCACTGACGTCGACAGCCAGCAAGAAACGCTTTCCAGTAGGCTCCACTgtctaaagaaaaccaaaacaaataatcatgaaaaacaaccatagaaattaaaattaaatttctaaaacttGCATTTACTTATCTTTCACTCAGACTTCTAAGATAACAGGTCTTATTTTTGATTTACCAATTGACAAGTATTTGAAAAtgtctggccttttttttttttttttttttttttaaactttatttatttttgagagagagcaagagggagacagaatccggaacaggctgcaggttctgagctgtcagcccagagcctattgtggggctcgaactcacaaactgtgagatcatgacctgagctgagatcaagagttagatgcttaaccgactgagccacccagatgcccctagttgCTACTATTTTGCTGAATggccagaatattttaaaaccaaaaattttaaCTTATGGCTTTAATGTAGGATTTtcagtcctaaaaaaaaaaatcacttcccaTAAAGACAGAAGAGATGCCCTACTGATTAACAGAATGACAGAGGACCAAGTCAAAGGACTCTacaggaataaaaaaatttaaatttggtaTTTCAAAACTTATCAAAGTGATAAGATAATTGGGTATCATCCAAAGGTGAGGAGAAATTCTTTACTTAAGCTTACAATGTTAACTATATATCCACATTTACATGAACTATGGAAAAACACATGAATATCTAATCAAAAATGGTTAAACTATAAgtatcatctttaaaatgtgtttttataaaatatatgaagtcCGAATTGGGTCATTTGTTATGAAATGAAAAGTCAAACCATTaccttaaatgttttataaaaagcAGTATCCAGAGCTTTCAAAATTTCTTCATCAGGGAGCCACTTCAGTTTTCCTCTGAGCCCATGACCTGTTTTATAAGTTTCTGATGCAATTAAAACATGAAATGGATGTATGCGAGCCTAGAAAcaagacagagacaaaaagaaaatcaaaaatcaaatgaaaaatactcATTATGTCTTTAGGTTTTGTTATTGTAGCTAATAAATaagtttcataaagaaaaaatgaggacATATTAATCTTAGATTTCAAAGTCAAAATGAAATTTGGTATGATAAGTCTCAGAACACCTAAAACTCTACTGACTACAGTTCCAAAACTTAGGTGCTGACTTTTTCAATTAGTAGTAGCTAACAAAGGCAATACTTAccttttttaacagcttttcaTTACACAGTTTTTCACATACTAAAGATACTTCTGAATTTCCTGGTTCAAGCACTGAATTAGCAGTCATCTTTCCTAGATTCCTTAGTAATGCAGTAAGAGGCATTTCTTGTAACAAAGCCTTCCATACCTATTGCAGTAACATAGATTGAAATGTAAGGAATTGAGAGGAAATGAATCAATATGTTAACTGTataatattaagaatatattCTTTAAGGTTTTCTTATGGGGTTCaaagtatttctaaataaaaatttgtgtgCATTGGTCAAAGACTTATCAAATTAACTTGCTCTTCACTAGAGTAAGAAAGTGAAGTCTATTTTACGAAGGAATCACatagaagaattttatttatttttaattaacaaggCAAATTAACCAGCCTTTCTGAAGCAGAAATAACACTTAACTGAATGCAAACTCCATCTGGACATTGTattaagtgttttaaataaatattaacctcaagatatattttagatttttgttaaaaagaacTGAATGTATAGTTATCCATATAAATCACATGTCATAATTTACTTTTATACATAGCATAAATTTTAATACCTGATACGTATCAAATTACTCATGCTTAATCACATGCATACTATAAGCCACTTACCTCTTTAGACTTTAAATGATTTGTTAGAAGATGTTCCCTAACTAATCTATGCTCTTCTATTAGATGAATGACTTCCAGTTCATCTTTTGTGCGTTTCACTTTCTCTACAGCCTCCAGatactttaataatttttcagtCTCCACAGAAAGTGCTTTTTCTTTATACAATTCATGGACTTCTCTCCAGCCCTTTGTAATATATTTGGTTACAATAGCAAgtcctttaagaaaataaagaagtcaaaCAGCATGAGAATATGGTATGGGATATACATAAGTAGACACAGAGGAGCTTAACCTTTTAAGCTGTGAGGCTGCTTTCTGTGATATAACAAACACATTCAAGCCAATGGAGTCATATGATTTTGCTTATTCcatcataattgttttaaaagaagctCTGGAGAAAAGTCTCTTATACCATTAGTCATTTTAcgataaacctttttttttctttttgagacaccAGCATTAGAAACTTGGGTAGACAATACCTATCTCAGGTTCACAATCTCAGAAAATTCACAAAACTACAGATCTGTCTCAGTTAATCTCCTTTCACTTGTCCCTTTCTGctgctaaataaataagcatttataaataGCAGAGGTAAGTGGAAGTGGACAGTTAGGTaggtaatttgtaattttttatttttttattttttattttttatttattttttatttttttttttaaattttttttttcaacgttttttatttatttttgggacagagagagacag is a window encoding:
- the RO60 gene encoding 60 kDa SS-A/Ro ribonucleoprotein isoform X1 translates to MACFLKDRRMEESVNQMQPLNEKQITNSEDGYVWQVTDMNRLHRFLCFGSEGGTYYIKEQKLGLENAEALIRLIEDGRGCEVIQEIKSFSQEGRTAKQEPMLFALAICSQCSDISTKQAAFKAVSEVCRIPTHLFTFIQFKKDLKESMKCGMWGRALRKAIADWYNEKGGMALALAVTKYKQRNGWSHKDLLRLSHLKPSNEGLAIVTKYITKGWREVHELYKEKALSVETEKLLKYLEAVEKVKRTKDELEVIHLIEEHRLVREHLLTNHLKSKEVWKALLQEMPLTALLRNLGKMTANSVLEPGNSEVSLVCEKLCNEKLLKKARIHPFHVLIASETYKTGHGLRGKLKWLPDEEILKALDTAFYKTFKTVEPTGKRFLLAVDVSASMNQRVLGSVLNASTVAAAMCMVVTRTEKDSYVVAFSDEMVPCPVTTDMTLQQVLMAMNQIPAGGTDCSLPMIWAQMTNTAADVFIVFTDNETFAGSVHPAVALREYRKKMDIPAKLIVCGMTSNGFTIADPDDRGMLDMCGFDTGALDVIRNFTLDVI
- the RO60 gene encoding 60 kDa SS-A/Ro ribonucleoprotein isoform X3, encoding MEESVNQMQPLNEKQITNSEDGYVWQVTDMNRLHRFLCFGSEGGTYYIKEQKLGLENAEALIRLIEDGRGCEVIQEIKSFSQEGRTAKQEPMLFALAICSQCSDISTKQAAFKAVSEVCRIPTHLFTFIQFKKDLKESMKCGMWGRALRKAIADWYNEKGGMALALAVTKYKQRNGWSHKDLLRLSHLKPSNEGLAIVTKYITKGWREVHELYKEKALSVETEKLLKYLEAVEKVKRTKDELEVIHLIEEHRLVREHLLTNHLKSKEVWKALLQEMPLTALLRNLGKMTANSVLEPGNSEVSLVCEKLCNEKLLKKARIHPFHVLIASETYKTGHGLRGKLKWLPDEEILKALDTAFYKTFKTVEPTGKRFLLAVDVSASMNQRVLGSVLNASTVAAAMCMVVTRTEKDSYVVAFSDEMVPCPVTTDMTLQQVLMAMNQIPAGGTDCSLPMIWAQMTNTAADVFIVFTDNETFAGSVHPAVALREYRKKMDIPAKLIVCGMTSNGFTIADPDDRGMLDMCGFDTGALDVIRNFTLDVI
- the RO60 gene encoding 60 kDa SS-A/Ro ribonucleoprotein isoform X2, with amino-acid sequence MACFLKDRRMEESVNQMQPLNEKQITNSEDGYVWQVTDMNRLHRFLCFGSEGGTYYIKEQKLGLENAEALIRLIEDGRGCEVIQEIKSFSQEGRTAKQEPMLFALAICSQCSDISTKQAAFKAVSEVCRIPTHLFTFIQFKKDLKESMKCGMWGRALRKAIADWYNEKGGMALALAVTKYKQRNGWSHKDLLRLSHLKPSNEGLAIVTKYITKGWREVHELYKEKALSVETEKLLKYLEAVEKVKRTKDELEVIHLIEEHRLVREHLLTNHLKSKEVWKALLQEMPLTALLRNLGKMTANSVLEPGNSEVSLVCEKLCNEKLLKKARIHPFHVLIASETYKTGHGLRGKLKWLPDEEILKALDTAFYKTFKTVEPTGKRFLLAVDVSASMNQRVLGSVLNASTVAAAMCMVVTRTEKDSYVVAFSDEMVPCPVTTDMTLQQVLMAMNQIPAGGTDCSLPMIWAQMTNTAADVFIVFTDNETFAGSVHPAVALREYRKKMDIPAKLIVCGMTSNGFTIADPDDRGLLTLTRNMVETPEKRL